The segment GCGGAGCGCAAGAATTGTACGGCGTGAAAGCTGACATGACTACTCTAGGCAAGATCATCGGAGGGGGGATGCCAGTCGGAGCTTATGGAGGAAGAGCTGATATCATGGATATGGTCTCACCTAAGGGACCAGTCTATCAAGCAGGTACTTTGTCTGGCAATCCGGTAGCTATGGCGGCTGGATTAGCCATGTTGGGCTACTTACATGACAACAGAGGTCTCTATGTCCAGTTGGAATCTGTCCAACAGATCATCACTGGTGGGATCAGAACCAATATGAAAAGGCTTGGTTTGAACTATCAAATCAATGCGGTAGGCTCGATGTTCTCATTGTTTTTCACAGAGACGCCCGTGGTAGATTTTGAGACTGCCAAAACCAGTGATTTGACGATGTTTGGCAAATACTTCAATGCGATGCTGAATAGGGGAGTGTATTTGGCTCCTTCACAGTATGAGACCTTGTTTTTATCCACAGCAATCGGAGAAGCAGAGATGGAAAAAATCATAGCTGCCAACTACGAAGCTTTACAGGAAATCCACAGTTAATTTCATTGAGTCAACTGGAGCTAAATAGCGATGTAGAGGGCGATTTCGAAGAACTCGTCACTTACTTTGCTGATGTTATTTTGCCTATTCCCCTTCCTGGGAGTTATACATATCGTGTCCCTCTGGATCTCAAGGGAGTCATTCAAGTAGGCTGTCGGGTGATTGTTCAGTTTGGTAAACAAAAGATTTACACAGGGATAGTTACTGCCCTGCACACTACTGCTCCCAAAGTCTATGAGGCCAAATTGATCATGGATTGCTTGGATGTTCATCCATCTGTCAACTCTTTTCAACTCAAGTTGTTTACTTGGATGGCAGAGTACTACATGTGCACAATTGGAGAAGTGCTCAATGCAGGACTGCCTAGTGGGCTCAAATTGAATAGTGAATCCTTCATACAGTTGAATCCTGATCGTGAGGAGCAAGTAGATTATTCCGATAAGGAAGAAAAAATCTTGGAGGCATTGAAAAGCAACGATCGCCTATCCTATCAGGATATATCCGAGGTGCTAGGAATCAAAATGATTCATCCTGTCTTGAAATCCCTCATACAAAAAGGAGCAATCCTACTTTATGAACAGGTCAAGGATAAATACAAGCCCAAGACCAAAAAGGTGCTGTGGCTCGATGAAAAATACCTAGTGGATCCAGTTCAAATGGAGCAATTGTTTGAAGAATTGGAAAAGCGTCCAAAACAACTGGAAGTATTGCTCAAATACCTCAGTTTGATCAGGATGGATGAGGGTACTACTAGAGCGGTCAAAGTGGATAAATCGGTTGTCACAGAGGCTGGTGTTTCTGCTTCTGGATTGAAGACCCTGCTCAAGAACGGGATTTTCTACGAGAAGGAAATCATCGTATCTCGAATAGAAGCGACAACAACCGCATCAGTTCATCAAGGAGATTTATCTGATTCGCAACAGGCCGCTTTGATGGAGGTAATAGAAGGGTTTCAGGCCAATAAACCTGTATTGCTGCACGGTATTACAGGTAGCGGAAAGACCGAAATTTATATAGAGTTGATCAAACAGGCATTAGAGAGTGGAGGGCAGGTACTTTACTTGCTGCCTGAGATTGCTTTGACTACTCAAATAGTAGCTCGGTTGCACAAGGTATTTGGGAGTAGTTTGGGTGTTTATCATTCCAAATACTCTGACAATGAACGTGTAGAAATATGGAATCAGGTGAGCGAAGGCAAAGTCAATTTGGTGGCGGGAGTGCGGTCTTCCTTGTTTTTGCCATTCAATGATTTGTCTCTGATCATCATTGATGAAGAACATGAGTCTTCGTTCAAGCAGTATGAGCCAGCACCGAGGTACCATGCCAGAGATTCTGCCATTTGGCTATCCCAGATCCATCAAGCCAATGTGTTGATGGGTACGGCCACACCTTCTCTGGATAGCTATCAAAATGCCCTAGAGGGCAAGTATCATTTGGTCGAGCTGCATGAGCGATTCGGGTCTGGTAGCCTGCCCAAGTTCACATTGGCTAATATTCTCAATGCGAGAAAGGCTAAACGGATGCATGGAGATTTCACTCCAGAGCTACTTGAAGCGATAGGTTCAGCCCTAGAGAAGAAAGAACAGGTGATCTTGTTTCAAAACCGGAGAGGATACTCTCCCTACTTGATATGTCATGATTGCAATCATGTGCCAAGATGCCAGAGTTGTGACGTGAGTTTAACTTTTCACATGCACTCCAATCACCTGATATGCCATTATTGTGGGTACAAAGAGTCTGTTCCAGCGGTGTGTGAAGCATGCGGATCTACAGCCATTCGTACCGTTGGCGTTGGAACGGAGAAAATAGAAGAAGACTTGAAAATATTATTTCCAGAGGCGCATGTTCAGCGCATGGATCAAGATACAACAAGGAGTAAATACGGTTATCAAAACATCATTGACAGATTCCAAAATGGAGAAACTGATATTTTGGTTGGAACCCAGATGTTGAGCAAGGGGCTGGATTTTGATAAGGTTTCGTTGGTAGGGGTGTTTGATTATGACAGAATCGTCCATTTTCCAGATTTTCGCTCTCATGAGCGGGCATTTCAGTTGATCACTCAAGTCAGTGGGAGAGCAGGTAGAAAAAATGACCAAGGCCAAGTAGTGATACAAACAGGAGAACCCGAGGGAGGTTTGTTGCAACTTATCTTGAGAGGGGATTACAAAGGGTTTTATCAGCAGGAGATATTAGAGAGAGGTAATTTTAATTATCCTCCTTTTTATCGCATGATCAAAATCATCCTCAAGCACAAAGAGCCACAAGTGTTGCAAAATGCTGCTGTGGATTATAGTGCCTTACTGGTAGGTGAACTAGGGAAGCGCCGTGTTTTGGGACCTCAAAAACCAGTGATTGGTCGGATTAGAAATTTGTATATTGAAGAAATTTTCCTGAAAATAGAAAAGAAGGGGGTGAGCATCAGCAAGGTGAAAGAGCTGACATACCGTTTGAATCTTGATTTGAGGAAGAAAAAAGAATATGCCTCGCTCAGAGTTTATTTTGATGTAGATCCAGTATGATATACAATCATTGCAGAACTTACACGTTGACTAT is part of the Reichenbachiella agarivorans genome and harbors:
- the priA gene encoding replication restart helicase PriA — encoded protein: MSQLELNSDVEGDFEELVTYFADVILPIPLPGSYTYRVPLDLKGVIQVGCRVIVQFGKQKIYTGIVTALHTTAPKVYEAKLIMDCLDVHPSVNSFQLKLFTWMAEYYMCTIGEVLNAGLPSGLKLNSESFIQLNPDREEQVDYSDKEEKILEALKSNDRLSYQDISEVLGIKMIHPVLKSLIQKGAILLYEQVKDKYKPKTKKVLWLDEKYLVDPVQMEQLFEELEKRPKQLEVLLKYLSLIRMDEGTTRAVKVDKSVVTEAGVSASGLKTLLKNGIFYEKEIIVSRIEATTTASVHQGDLSDSQQAALMEVIEGFQANKPVLLHGITGSGKTEIYIELIKQALESGGQVLYLLPEIALTTQIVARLHKVFGSSLGVYHSKYSDNERVEIWNQVSEGKVNLVAGVRSSLFLPFNDLSLIIIDEEHESSFKQYEPAPRYHARDSAIWLSQIHQANVLMGTATPSLDSYQNALEGKYHLVELHERFGSGSLPKFTLANILNARKAKRMHGDFTPELLEAIGSALEKKEQVILFQNRRGYSPYLICHDCNHVPRCQSCDVSLTFHMHSNHLICHYCGYKESVPAVCEACGSTAIRTVGVGTEKIEEDLKILFPEAHVQRMDQDTTRSKYGYQNIIDRFQNGETDILVGTQMLSKGLDFDKVSLVGVFDYDRIVHFPDFRSHERAFQLITQVSGRAGRKNDQGQVVIQTGEPEGGLLQLILRGDYKGFYQQEILERGNFNYPPFYRMIKIILKHKEPQVLQNAAVDYSALLVGELGKRRVLGPQKPVIGRIRNLYIEEIFLKIEKKGVSISKVKELTYRLNLDLRKKKEYASLRVYFDVDPV